Proteins encoded together in one Banduia mediterranea window:
- a CDS encoding GtrA family protein has protein sequence MASLGANAGAAGPRHRTAVGRYLSVSIAATVAHYLVFAALLRWSGPIAATALGAPAGAALSYRLNHAWTFGRRGGHARALPRFAITALAVALGNAALLAALAPRIGAWPAQIAATASVFLAGFLANRHWSFR, from the coding sequence ATGGCATCCCTCGGCGCGAATGCCGGCGCCGCCGGCCCGCGTCACCGCACGGCTGTCGGCCGGTATCTGAGCGTATCGATCGCCGCGACCGTTGCGCACTATCTGGTGTTCGCCGCGCTGCTCCGGTGGAGTGGTCCGATTGCGGCGACCGCGCTGGGCGCGCCGGCGGGCGCCGCGCTCAGCTACCGACTCAATCACGCCTGGACCTTCGGCCGTCGCGGCGGACATGCGCGCGCACTGCCGAGATTCGCGATCACGGCTTTGGCTGTCGCACTCGGCAACGCTGCGCTGCTTGCCGCGCTGGCTCCGCGGATCGGGGCCTGGCCGGCGCAGATTGCCGCCACGGCCAGCGTATTCCTCGCAGGCTTTCTGGCGAACCGGCATTGGAGCTTTCGATGA
- a CDS encoding porin, which yields MSDSKMIALRRRQLWAALLAAGLVCANVQAFAQTDAAADEVPVPTPQPELPQNSDNRLARGYTVPGTRARIGGYGEVSFIDENDNAERWRATLDSISLLLNWDDGARWRFFAEVELEDSLILSPGDSTTDEAYVSLERLHVDYTRSDFLQLRVGKYLTPIGRWNLIHAAPLVWTTSRPLMTDSTFPTNATGAMIFGVVPLFHRAIDYSIYGSIGEELFPNPELDTFKEAYGIRLNYSFDVHTQIGTSFASFEQELTPDERKEMFGVDFVWKYHRWELQGEWVYRRLQQAAERADERGYYVQLVAPLSERLYAVARTEYLNKVDFDRGVHLQIGGLTWRYSPAWVFKAEYRYAVENDIGVDEGLLTSFAVLF from the coding sequence ATGAGTGACTCGAAAATGATAGCGCTACGGCGGCGGCAGCTGTGGGCGGCGCTGTTGGCAGCTGGTCTGGTCTGCGCGAACGTTCAGGCGTTCGCGCAGACTGATGCCGCTGCGGACGAAGTGCCGGTTCCGACGCCGCAGCCCGAGCTGCCCCAGAATTCCGACAATCGCTTGGCGCGCGGTTATACCGTGCCGGGCACCCGTGCGCGCATCGGCGGTTACGGCGAAGTCAGTTTCATCGACGAGAACGACAACGCCGAGCGCTGGCGCGCCACGCTGGACAGCATCAGCCTGTTGCTGAACTGGGACGACGGCGCGCGCTGGCGCTTCTTCGCCGAGGTGGAGCTGGAGGATTCCTTGATCCTTTCGCCCGGTGACAGCACCACCGACGAGGCCTACGTCAGCCTCGAACGGCTGCATGTCGACTACACGCGGTCGGACTTCCTGCAGCTCAGGGTCGGCAAGTATCTGACGCCGATCGGCCGCTGGAACCTGATCCACGCCGCGCCGCTGGTCTGGACCACCTCACGGCCGCTGATGACCGATTCCACGTTCCCCACCAATGCGACGGGCGCCATGATCTTCGGCGTGGTGCCGCTGTTCCACCGTGCGATCGACTATTCGATCTATGGTTCGATCGGGGAGGAGCTGTTTCCCAATCCCGAGCTCGACACCTTCAAGGAAGCCTATGGCATCCGCCTGAACTACTCGTTCGATGTGCATACGCAGATCGGCACCTCCTTCGCGTCGTTCGAACAGGAACTGACGCCGGACGAGCGCAAGGAAATGTTCGGCGTGGACTTCGTTTGGAAATATCACCGTTGGGAACTCCAGGGCGAATGGGTTTATCGCCGCCTGCAGCAAGCAGCGGAACGCGCCGATGAGCGTGGTTACTACGTGCAGTTGGTGGCTCCGCTGAGCGAGCGCCTGTACGCGGTGGCGCGCACCGAATATCTCAACAAGGTCGATTTCGACCGAGGCGTGCATCTGCAGATCGGTGGCCTCACCTGGCGCTACAGTCCGGCGTGGGTGTTCAAGGCCGAATATCGCTATGCCGTCGAGAACGATATCGGCGTGGACGAGGGTCTGCTCACGTCTTTCGCGGTTCTGTTCTGA
- a CDS encoding sensor histidine kinase, translating into MTIRKTLLLAFLAISLLPALALGALSFSQMRASMQQEIESNLQSRAESVSADIDRMLFERLQNAVTWNHLQVMQDLRIDDVDKRVSAFLGEVKQRYGGVYNLIYCVDADGRVLASSDAGQIGRVEPSSYAWLQAKLPGGVVWIERPQRDRPGGPATFTIRTRIPSQFSDGELGELVLRFDWTQIEGLLDQAAEDRRGVIVADADGRVIAASSLLAPRAVTASLRDWVTPRNRAAVMLRDGAPLIDGKIIVGIDRSQGYEHFAGFGWTTMVLQPLGQALKPVHRMSLVFAALIAGIAAICVLMSSAVASRLSRPIAALTDYTRGFILSGRTTPPPPGSGGEIGRLRDTFVQMVEDLERSREALIRASKLAALGEMSAVMAHEIRTPLGIVRSSAQVLEREPAISPEGRELVGFIASETERLNRLVSSMLDSTRARPLQLAPTAPGGLVRRCVELLNNQADARGVTIRTRIADELPEIECDAEQLTQALLNLLLNAIQILDAGGQVDVSAHMQDDGLHIAVADNGPGIDPEYREQLFDPFVYQREGGTGLGLAIVRQIVEAHGGSVTILDAPISGGAVFEMVLPLQATES; encoded by the coding sequence GTGACGATACGCAAGACGCTGCTGCTCGCCTTTCTCGCGATCAGCCTGCTGCCGGCGCTGGCTCTGGGGGCGCTGTCGTTCTCGCAGATGCGAGCCTCGATGCAGCAGGAGATCGAGAGCAACCTGCAAAGCCGCGCCGAGTCCGTGTCCGCAGACATCGACCGCATGCTGTTCGAGCGCCTGCAGAACGCGGTGACCTGGAATCATCTGCAGGTGATGCAGGATCTTCGCATCGACGATGTGGACAAACGCGTGTCCGCGTTCCTCGGCGAGGTCAAACAGCGCTACGGCGGCGTCTACAACCTGATCTACTGCGTGGACGCAGACGGTCGTGTGCTGGCATCCAGCGACGCCGGGCAGATCGGCCGCGTCGAGCCCTCGTCATACGCCTGGCTGCAGGCAAAGCTTCCCGGCGGCGTGGTCTGGATCGAACGCCCGCAGCGCGACCGTCCGGGTGGACCGGCCACCTTCACCATCCGCACTCGCATACCGTCACAGTTCAGCGACGGTGAACTCGGCGAGCTGGTCCTGCGTTTCGACTGGACGCAGATCGAGGGTCTGCTCGATCAGGCCGCGGAGGATCGGCGCGGTGTCATCGTCGCCGATGCCGACGGTCGCGTGATCGCGGCCTCGTCGCTGCTGGCGCCGCGCGCCGTGACCGCCTCGCTGCGCGACTGGGTGACTCCGCGCAACCGCGCCGCAGTGATGCTGCGCGATGGTGCCCCGCTGATCGACGGCAAGATCATCGTCGGTATCGACCGCTCGCAGGGTTACGAGCACTTCGCCGGCTTCGGCTGGACCACGATGGTGCTGCAACCGCTCGGTCAGGCGCTCAAACCGGTCCATCGAATGAGTCTGGTGTTCGCCGCGCTGATCGCCGGCATCGCCGCGATTTGCGTGCTGATGTCCTCGGCCGTGGCCAGCCGCCTGTCGCGGCCCATCGCCGCGCTCACCGACTACACCCGCGGCTTCATCCTCAGCGGACGCACCACGCCCCCGCCGCCCGGTTCCGGCGGCGAGATCGGGCGGCTGCGGGATACCTTCGTGCAGATGGTCGAGGACCTCGAACGCTCGCGTGAAGCGCTGATCCGGGCGTCGAAGCTGGCGGCGCTGGGCGAAATGTCGGCGGTGATGGCTCACGAGATTCGGACACCGCTGGGCATCGTCCGCTCCTCCGCACAGGTGCTGGAACGCGAGCCCGCAATCAGTCCCGAAGGTCGCGAGCTGGTGGGTTTCATCGCCAGCGAGACCGAACGCCTCAACCGCCTGGTGTCGTCGATGCTCGACAGCACACGGGCGCGCCCGCTGCAGCTGGCGCCGACCGCGCCGGGTGGGCTGGTGCGCCGCTGTGTGGAACTGCTGAACAACCAGGCCGATGCACGCGGCGTCACGATCCGCACGCGGATCGCGGACGAACTGCCGGAAATCGAATGCGACGCCGAGCAACTCACCCAGGCCTTGCTCAATCTGCTGCTCAACGCCATTCAGATTCTGGATGCGGGTGGTCAGGTCGACGTCAGTGCACACATGCAGGACGATGGCCTGCACATCGCCGTGGCCGACAACGGCCCCGGCATCGATCCGGAGTATCGCGAGCAACTGTTCGATCCCTTCGTGTATCAGCGTGAAGGCGGCACCGGCCTGGGCCTGGCGATCGTGCGTCAGATCGTCGAGGCACACGGCGGTTCTGTCACCATACTCGATGCACCCATCAGCGGCGGCGCCGTCTTCGAGATGGTCCTGCCGCTTCAGGCCACGGAGTCATGA
- a CDS encoding sigma-54-dependent transcriptional regulator has translation MSNKHVLVVDDETNMRRVLEIMLQRMGYCTDSVENGVAALEFLDTRDTDLVISDLKMPVLGGLGLLEKLRAGGNDVPVIVITAHGTVESAVEAMKLGAFDYLLRPFDVDALNLAIRRVFAAGEVLRQNQFLREELDRGWGGLIGSSEPMRQVYEQIKQVAPTRTGVMILGETGTGKELVARAIHRESERSDRLFVPINCAAIPADMMEAELFGFDKGAFTGAVRDRVGKFELANGGTIFLDEITEMPIALQSKLLRVLQEQTVERLGSNRTLELDLRVIAATNRRPQDAVRDQRLREDLYYRLNVFAIELPPLREHPHDISLLVEHFVAEHGGRRARLTPRALDHLQRYAWPGNIRELSNMIERALVLTRGDTLDVEHFPLAASTAAHPVTGASSTSTPPPDLSLGLEHAVEALESRMIRSALEQTEGNKTKASALLGISERSMWYKLKKYGLN, from the coding sequence ATGAGCAACAAACACGTCCTCGTCGTTGACGACGAAACCAATATGCGGCGCGTGCTGGAAATCATGCTGCAGCGCATGGGCTATTGCACCGACAGCGTCGAAAACGGCGTCGCGGCACTCGAATTTCTCGACACCCGCGACACCGACCTCGTCATCAGCGATCTGAAGATGCCGGTGCTCGGCGGGCTCGGTCTGCTCGAAAAGCTGCGCGCCGGCGGCAACGACGTGCCGGTGATCGTGATCACCGCGCACGGCACGGTGGAAAGCGCGGTCGAAGCGATGAAGCTCGGCGCCTTCGACTACCTGCTGAGGCCCTTCGATGTGGATGCACTCAACCTCGCGATCCGGCGGGTATTCGCCGCCGGCGAGGTTCTGCGTCAGAACCAGTTTCTGCGCGAGGAACTCGACCGCGGCTGGGGCGGACTCATTGGCAGCAGCGAGCCGATGCGCCAGGTCTACGAACAGATCAAGCAGGTGGCCCCCACGCGCACCGGCGTGATGATCCTGGGTGAAACCGGTACCGGCAAGGAACTGGTGGCTCGCGCGATCCACCGCGAGTCGGAGCGCAGCGATCGCCTGTTCGTTCCGATCAATTGCGCGGCGATTCCGGCGGACATGATGGAGGCCGAACTGTTCGGCTTCGACAAGGGCGCGTTCACCGGCGCCGTACGCGACCGCGTCGGCAAGTTCGAACTCGCCAACGGCGGCACGATCTTTCTCGACGAAATCACCGAAATGCCGATCGCGCTGCAATCCAAGTTGCTGCGCGTGCTCCAGGAACAGACCGTGGAGCGGCTCGGCAGCAACCGCACCCTGGAACTGGACCTGCGCGTGATTGCCGCCACCAACCGCCGCCCGCAGGACGCGGTACGCGATCAGCGACTGCGTGAGGATCTCTACTATCGCCTCAACGTATTCGCGATCGAATTGCCGCCGCTGCGCGAACATCCGCACGACATTTCACTGCTGGTCGAGCATTTCGTCGCCGAACATGGCGGCCGCCGCGCACGCCTGACGCCGCGCGCCCTGGATCACCTGCAGCGCTATGCCTGGCCCGGCAACATCCGCGAACTGTCGAACATGATCGAGCGCGCCCTGGTGCTCACGCGCGGCGACACGCTGGATGTCGAGCACTTTCCGCTGGCCGCTTCGACGGCGGCCCATCCGGTGACGGGCGCGAGCAGCACGTCGACGCCGCCGCCGGATCTGTCTCTGGGCCTGGAACACGCGGTCGAAGCCCTGGAATCGCGCATGATCCGCAGCGCGCTCGAACAGACCGAGGGCAACAAGACCAAGGCCTCCGCGCTGCTCGGAATCAGTGAACGATCGATGTGGTACAAGCTGAAGAAGTACGGACTCAACTGA
- a CDS encoding fused DSP-PTPase phosphatase/NAD kinase-like protein, whose protein sequence is MSSNSLMAYALSLACLLVPAIPTAQAQEGTGMQIDQIDFVNMRHPEDGRVSGGQPTADQLRAAANAGLRHVIDLRPESEDAGFDEPALLQSLDVTYRRVPVAGSVGLTPQAVRALDEALADAGGEPTMIHCASGNRVGAMMALRAHWLHGASAEDALKIGRDYGLTGMEPAVRQLLGQ, encoded by the coding sequence ATGTCCAGTAATTCCTTGATGGCATACGCCTTGAGCCTGGCCTGTCTGCTGGTCCCGGCGATCCCCACCGCACAGGCCCAGGAGGGCACCGGAATGCAGATCGATCAAATCGATTTCGTGAACATGCGTCATCCCGAGGACGGGCGAGTCAGCGGCGGCCAGCCCACGGCCGATCAGCTGCGCGCGGCGGCGAATGCCGGGCTTCGCCATGTCATCGATCTTCGTCCCGAGAGCGAGGACGCCGGTTTCGACGAGCCGGCACTGCTGCAATCGCTGGATGTGACCTACCGTCGTGTGCCGGTGGCCGGAAGCGTCGGCCTGACGCCGCAGGCGGTCAGGGCACTCGACGAGGCGCTGGCCGACGCCGGCGGCGAGCCGACGATGATTCACTGCGCGTCCGGCAATCGTGTGGGCGCGATGATGGCGCTGCGCGCGCACTGGTTGCACGGCGCTTCCGCCGAAGATGCGCTGAAGATCGGACGTGACTACGGATTGACCGGGATGGAGCCGGCGGTGCGGCAGCTGCTGGGGCAGTGA
- a CDS encoding GNAT family N-acetyltransferase, producing the protein MTIRNLDFLLRPRRIVICGAPRTASHRQILANLERSKPVLQRYTLGFDREGWGSAQADTPPIVELGIVFEPDSLPVATLGRLIESGCRALLWGADEAPSQAVLEAARPQRVRILGPRSGGVAWPGLALNATTYEQPIGKGRVALIAQSSSVAAAALDWAAGRELGFSWVAVTGGEADVDIGDLLDTAAVDPISHAVVLQMSRLKSARKFMSAARACARNKPVLVLQTPPHGIGLRDPVRSAALQRAGLIECEVLGGLFDGIAALERLPNQQRFRVIVAGNGAGVCALGLAAIGRHGLQYTDLAASSRTAISGIFAGTRFLAGSVDLCGAPPESIARIVRALSEDPGVDSVLLMHSPRAGQPHDQTAQAVAGLGLGARVLTVWLGLETALQARAYSSEMTVPTFASADEAMRALRYRQQYRSTQELLMQTPPPLDLPQIDREKISGLLAAAARHGTAMEPALTAEVMSHYGLSMAADKADSTLVVEVAILRHEEFGQYLRVRGSALWSGRGAAHGFAPLDPLLARRLLEEAGVVAAMARRGWDAAAYAAVLVHIGQMLVDQPAIANAVLRLAPDARGLPILLPDSTLTLTDAPEPPRRRLALAPYPADLAQGVTLKQGREFHIRVVRPADETAVIRLLERSDPENIRLRFFGYIRQFSHAMAARLTQLDYDREIAFVAIPRGTARIVALAHLIADPDAGSAEFSLLVHQDFARVGLGRFLLGELVRHGRRQGIHTVFGEILAENWPMLSLARALGFTVRHARHDPGSMHAEIQTGAPAHVQ; encoded by the coding sequence ATGACGATCCGCAATCTCGACTTTCTGCTGCGCCCTCGGCGGATCGTGATCTGCGGTGCGCCACGTACCGCCAGCCATCGGCAGATACTCGCCAATCTGGAACGCTCGAAGCCGGTGCTGCAACGCTACACCCTCGGTTTCGACCGCGAGGGCTGGGGCAGCGCCCAGGCCGATACCCCGCCGATCGTGGAGCTGGGCATCGTCTTCGAGCCCGACAGCCTGCCGGTTGCCACGCTCGGACGCCTGATCGAAAGTGGCTGCCGTGCGCTGTTGTGGGGTGCCGATGAGGCGCCGTCGCAGGCCGTGCTTGAGGCGGCACGACCGCAACGGGTTCGCATTCTGGGGCCGCGCTCCGGTGGCGTGGCCTGGCCCGGGCTCGCACTCAACGCCACCACCTATGAACAGCCCATCGGCAAGGGGCGGGTCGCCCTGATCGCGCAGTCGTCGTCGGTAGCGGCGGCGGCGCTGGACTGGGCGGCCGGGCGTGAACTCGGCTTTTCATGGGTGGCCGTGACCGGCGGCGAAGCGGATGTCGATATCGGCGATCTGCTGGATACCGCAGCGGTGGATCCGATCAGCCACGCCGTGGTCCTGCAGATGTCGCGCCTCAAGAGCGCGCGCAAGTTCATGTCGGCGGCGCGAGCCTGCGCCCGCAACAAGCCGGTTCTGGTGTTGCAGACCCCGCCGCACGGCATCGGTCTGCGCGATCCGGTGCGCAGCGCCGCGCTGCAGCGTGCCGGTCTGATCGAGTGCGAGGTTCTGGGCGGCCTGTTCGACGGCATCGCGGCCCTGGAGCGATTGCCGAATCAGCAAAGATTTCGCGTCATCGTGGCCGGCAACGGGGCCGGGGTCTGCGCGCTGGGTCTGGCCGCGATCGGTCGTCACGGCCTGCAGTACACCGATCTGGCCGCGTCCTCGCGCACGGCCATCAGCGGCATCTTCGCCGGCACGCGCTTTCTGGCCGGCTCGGTCGATCTGTGCGGCGCGCCGCCGGAATCGATCGCCCGGATCGTGCGTGCCCTGAGCGAAGATCCGGGCGTTGACTCGGTGCTGCTGATGCACAGTCCGCGCGCCGGCCAGCCACACGATCAGACCGCGCAGGCGGTTGCCGGGCTGGGTCTGGGTGCGCGCGTGCTGACCGTATGGCTGGGCCTGGAGACCGCGTTGCAGGCGCGCGCCTACAGCAGCGAGATGACCGTGCCCACGTTCGCGTCGGCCGACGAGGCGATGCGCGCCTTGCGCTATCGCCAGCAGTACCGAAGCACGCAGGAACTGCTGATGCAGACCCCGCCGCCGCTGGATCTGCCACAGATCGACCGCGAGAAGATTAGCGGGCTGCTGGCGGCGGCGGCACGGCACGGCACGGCGATGGAGCCGGCGCTGACGGCGGAGGTCATGAGTCATTACGGCCTGTCGATGGCGGCCGACAAGGCCGATTCCACGCTGGTGGTCGAAGTCGCGATCCTGCGGCATGAGGAATTCGGGCAGTACCTGCGTGTCCGCGGTTCGGCGCTGTGGTCCGGCCGTGGCGCGGCCCATGGGTTTGCGCCGCTGGACCCCTTGTTGGCGCGACGTCTGCTCGAAGAAGCGGGCGTGGTTGCGGCGATGGCACGACGCGGCTGGGACGCCGCGGCCTACGCCGCCGTGCTCGTGCACATCGGCCAGATGCTGGTCGATCAGCCGGCCATCGCCAATGCGGTGTTGCGGCTGGCGCCGGATGCACGAGGGCTGCCGATCCTGTTGCCCGATTCCACCTTGACGCTGACCGATGCGCCGGAGCCGCCCAGGCGCCGCCTCGCCCTGGCGCCGTACCCCGCCGATCTGGCGCAGGGCGTGACGCTCAAGCAGGGGCGGGAATTCCACATCCGGGTGGTGCGCCCGGCCGACGAGACGGCGGTGATCCGCCTGCTGGAACGCAGCGACCCGGAGAACATCCGCCTGCGTTTCTTCGGTTACATCCGCCAGTTCTCGCATGCGATGGCGGCGCGTCTGACCCAGCTCGACTATGACCGCGAGATCGCCTTCGTCGCGATTCCGCGCGGCACCGCGCGCATCGTCGCGCTGGCGCATTTGATCGCCGATCCTGATGCCGGCAGCGCCGAATTCTCATTGCTGGTTCATCAGGACTTCGCGCGTGTCGGCCTGGGCCGGTTTCTGCTGGGTGAGCTGGTCCGCCACGGACGCCGCCAGGGCATTCACACGGTCTTCGGAGAAATTCTCGCGGAGAACTGGCCGATGCTGTCGCTGGCCCGCGCGCTCGGCTTCACGGTGCGGCATGCCCGGCACGACCCAGGTAGCATGCATGCTGAAATTCAGACCGGGGCACCAGCCCATGTCCAGTAA
- a CDS encoding histone deacetylase family protein — translation MQAAYLTHRACLDHDTGTVHPESPQRLHAINDRLMASGLEALMWQIEAPAASREALLRVHDAALIDRVLAPVAQGRDWLDADTVVSTGSAAAALHAAGACVHAVDLLLQKRAEFAFCAVRPPGHHAERAHPMGFCLFNNIAVAAAHALASGLERVAIIDFDVHYGNGTADIFRADPRVMMCSTYQEALYPNWAGDPEARGLIDAPLRSGAGSGDYRTAVETVWGPALERFQPQMLLVSAGFDAHAGDPLADVRLHEDDYRWTAAWLRERAAEHAQRRVLASLEGGYDLHSLALSTEAFLRPFVEASG, via the coding sequence ATGCAGGCCGCCTATCTGACGCATCGCGCCTGTCTCGACCATGACACCGGGACGGTTCATCCGGAGAGCCCACAGCGCCTGCATGCGATCAACGACCGTCTCATGGCGAGCGGGCTGGAGGCGCTGATGTGGCAGATTGAGGCGCCGGCGGCAAGCCGCGAAGCCCTGCTGCGCGTGCACGATGCCGCACTCATCGACCGTGTCCTGGCGCCTGTGGCGCAGGGCCGGGACTGGCTGGATGCAGATACCGTGGTCAGTACCGGCAGTGCCGCCGCCGCCTTGCACGCGGCGGGCGCCTGTGTTCATGCCGTGGACCTGCTGTTGCAGAAGCGCGCCGAATTCGCGTTCTGCGCGGTACGTCCGCCGGGCCATCATGCGGAGCGCGCGCACCCCATGGGATTCTGCCTGTTCAACAACATTGCGGTGGCGGCGGCGCACGCGCTGGCCAGCGGTCTGGAGCGCGTTGCGATCATCGATTTCGACGTGCACTACGGCAATGGGACCGCCGACATCTTTCGTGCCGACCCGCGCGTGATGATGTGCTCGACCTATCAGGAAGCCTTGTACCCGAACTGGGCCGGCGACCCCGAGGCGCGCGGTCTGATCGACGCACCCTTGCGGTCCGGCGCCGGCAGCGGGGACTACCGAACAGCCGTGGAGACCGTGTGGGGGCCGGCACTGGAACGCTTCCAGCCGCAGATGCTGCTGGTCTCCGCCGGCTTCGACGCGCATGCCGGCGACCCACTCGCCGATGTCCGGCTTCACGAAGACGACTATCGCTGGACTGCTGCCTGGTTGCGCGAACGCGCCGCCGAACATGCGCAGCGGCGGGTGCTCGCGTCGCTGGAGGGTGGCTACGACCTGCACTCACTGGCGCTCAGCACCGAGGCCTTCCTGCGGCCGTTTGTCGAAGCTTCGGGGTGA
- a CDS encoding DUF456 domain-containing protein, with the protein MEFVPILWWGLAVLLIGGGLVGTIYPLLPGVPMIFIGMWIGAWVDGYARVGTKTLVFLGVLTAFSVILDFIASALGARRVGASRQAVTGALIGSIAGMFFGLPGLLIGPFVGAVVGELVARGGLSQAMNVGVATWIGLLLGALAKLAISLVMIGVFVSVFLLY; encoded by the coding sequence GTGGAATTCGTACCAATACTCTGGTGGGGCCTGGCGGTCCTGCTGATCGGCGGCGGTCTGGTCGGCACGATCTACCCATTGCTGCCGGGCGTGCCGATGATCTTCATCGGCATGTGGATCGGCGCATGGGTCGACGGCTATGCCCGCGTCGGCACCAAGACCCTGGTCTTTCTGGGCGTGCTGACCGCGTTCAGCGTGATCCTGGACTTCATCGCCAGCGCGCTTGGCGCGCGGCGCGTCGGCGCCAGCAGGCAGGCCGTCACCGGCGCACTGATCGGCTCGATCGCCGGCATGTTCTTCGGGCTGCCGGGCCTGCTGATCGGCCCCTTCGTGGGCGCGGTCGTCGGCGAGCTGGTCGCCCGTGGCGGGCTGTCGCAGGCGATGAACGTCGGCGTCGCCACCTGGATCGGCCTGCTGCTCGGGGCACTCGCCAAACTGGCGATCTCGCTGGTGATGATCGGCGTCTTTGTGTCGGTGTTCCTGCTTTACTGA
- a CDS encoding ion transporter produces MQNSTEASSLVTPPEVVRPRIGLIDWLMLALAIASIGLLSWETFWDVSEQTTRLIILTDYLICAVFALEFVWRWRAQGWDRSYVLRNWYEILGMIPVSSPAFRGFRLFRVIRIIVLLSRFGKAADRAFGDEFTYRIITRFRKGFVDAIKGPITIGVLEEVAIVLQRGHYTRNIARALNENEGEVEEMILEKLREDPQTGRLRRVPFYDEIVRSVVRAAYRVVMETLNDPRTDELVSDLLRENLTQIRDSVESRENSRLRRNRSA; encoded by the coding sequence TTGCAGAACAGTACCGAAGCATCGAGTCTGGTAACACCACCCGAGGTGGTTCGCCCGCGCATCGGCCTGATCGACTGGCTGATGCTGGCGCTGGCGATCGCCTCGATCGGCCTGCTCAGTTGGGAGACGTTCTGGGACGTTTCCGAACAGACCACCCGATTGATCATATTGACCGACTACCTGATCTGCGCGGTGTTCGCGCTGGAGTTCGTGTGGCGCTGGCGCGCCCAGGGCTGGGACCGCAGCTACGTGCTGCGCAACTGGTACGAAATTCTCGGCATGATCCCCGTATCGAGTCCGGCCTTCCGTGGTTTCCGGTTGTTCCGGGTGATTCGCATCATCGTGCTGCTGTCGCGTTTCGGCAAGGCCGCCGATCGTGCCTTTGGCGACGAATTCACGTACCGGATCATCACGCGCTTCCGAAAGGGCTTCGTCGATGCGATCAAGGGCCCGATCACCATCGGTGTGCTCGAAGAGGTGGCCATCGTGCTGCAGCGCGGCCACTACACCCGCAACATCGCGCGCGCCCTCAACGAGAACGAAGGCGAAGTCGAGGAGATGATCCTCGAAAAACTGCGCGAGGATCCGCAGACCGGACGCCTGCGCAGGGTTCCGTTCTATGATGAGATCGTGCGTTCGGTGGTCCGGGCGGCCTATCGCGTGGTGATGGAAACGCTCAACGATCCGCGCACCGACGAACTGGTGTCCGATCTGCTGCGCGAGAATCTCACGCAGATTCGCGATTCGGTGGAAAGCCGCGAGAACAGCCGACTGCGCCGTAACCGTTCCGCCTGA
- a CDS encoding cytochrome c oxidase assembly protein, giving the protein MPISWLLPPHFSPTAQILFWGTLLLYWRGLRAGARPGFGRALSFVLGAVLMYVVAQTRFDYYSQYMFFMHRLQHLGLHHLGPFLLALAQPQAVLAAGLPAAWRARPLPAALKRAGRWLYLALQNPLVAPLLFVGLIAFWLTPSLHFDAMLNLNLYWLMNWSMALDGLLFWFWAFERGRNGAAPPFGYGVRLLVLVLIAPPQIVIGSRIALSDQELFDVYAVCGRAWPLSPIVDQQIGGLVTWIPAAMMSVLGMLVVLAGLLRHSRNAATRPRYTEIVQ; this is encoded by the coding sequence ATGCCGATCAGCTGGCTGCTGCCACCCCATTTCTCACCGACCGCCCAGATTCTGTTCTGGGGAACCCTGCTGCTGTACTGGCGCGGCCTGCGCGCAGGCGCACGGCCCGGCTTCGGCCGCGCGCTGAGCTTCGTGCTCGGCGCCGTGCTGATGTACGTGGTGGCGCAGACCCGCTTTGACTACTACTCGCAATACATGTTCTTCATGCATCGCCTGCAGCATCTGGGCCTGCACCATCTCGGCCCGTTCCTGCTGGCGCTGGCGCAACCCCAGGCGGTGCTGGCCGCCGGCCTGCCAGCGGCATGGCGTGCCCGGCCGCTGCCGGCAGCGCTGAAACGCGCTGGACGCTGGCTTTATCTGGCGCTGCAGAATCCCCTGGTCGCACCACTGCTGTTCGTGGGCCTGATCGCCTTCTGGCTGACGCCATCGCTGCATTTCGACGCGATGCTCAATCTGAACCTGTACTGGCTGATGAACTGGAGCATGGCGCTGGACGGCCTGCTGTTCTGGTTCTGGGCTTTCGAGCGTGGTCGCAACGGCGCCGCGCCACCTTTCGGCTACGGGGTTCGACTGCTGGTGCTGGTGCTGATCGCGCCGCCGCAGATCGTGATCGGCTCACGCATCGCCCTGTCCGACCAGGAACTGTTCGACGTCTACGCCGTGTGCGGCCGCGCCTGGCCGCTCAGCCCGATCGTCGACCAGCAGATCGGTGGCCTGGTCACCTGGATACCGGCGGCGATGATGAGCGTGCTCGGCATGCTCGTGGTCCTCGCCGGCCTGCTGCGCCACAGCCGCAATGCCGCCACCCGCCCTCGCTACACGGAAATTGTGCAATGA